In Stieleria varia, one genomic interval encodes:
- a CDS encoding sulfatase-like hydrolase/transferase — protein MRHTKMTTHSLRIFLAVLALTCLHWRSGAVAAERPNVVMILADDLGYGDLSSYGATDLRSPHVDRLVSDGLRFSNFYANCPVCSPTRASLMTGRFPEMVGVPGVIRTHADNSWGYLSPDAVTLPTVLKKAGYHTAIVGKWHLGLESPHRPNDRGFDLFRGYLGDMMDDYYNHRRHGINYMRHNADEIDPSGHATDLFTQWSCDYLKERAENEQPFFLYLAYNAPHTPIQPPEDWLAKVKTREPGISDRRAKLVALIEHMDDGVGQVMSTLRETGLAENTLVIFSSDNGGQLDVGANNGATRDGKQSMYEGGLRVPTCAVWPGKIQPGSQTGRPGITMDLFATICDAADVEIENTIDGISLLPTLLGEPQETDQRGFFFHRREGGQRYGGLIINAVRKGSWKLLQNSPFQPQELYNVETDPLEQEDVAKKNRGKFNELSAELRVQVQRGGTVPWQKPEK, from the coding sequence ATGCGACACACCAAGATGACGACCCACTCGCTGCGGATTTTTCTTGCCGTCCTGGCACTAACGTGCTTGCACTGGCGTTCTGGTGCGGTTGCAGCCGAGCGACCGAATGTGGTGATGATCCTGGCGGATGACTTGGGCTACGGCGACTTGAGCAGTTACGGTGCGACGGACTTGAGGTCGCCCCACGTGGATCGTTTGGTCTCGGACGGATTGCGATTCTCGAACTTCTATGCCAACTGCCCGGTGTGTTCTCCTACCCGAGCGTCGTTGATGACAGGTCGCTTTCCCGAAATGGTCGGTGTGCCCGGCGTCATTCGGACGCACGCAGACAATAGCTGGGGCTACCTCTCGCCCGATGCGGTGACGTTGCCCACCGTTCTGAAAAAGGCTGGATACCACACCGCGATCGTGGGTAAGTGGCATCTTGGATTAGAGTCACCCCATCGTCCGAACGACCGTGGGTTTGATCTGTTTCGCGGTTATCTCGGCGACATGATGGACGATTACTACAACCATCGTCGTCACGGCATCAACTACATGCGTCATAACGCGGACGAGATTGACCCGTCGGGACACGCGACGGATTTGTTCACTCAGTGGTCGTGCGACTATTTGAAGGAGCGCGCCGAAAACGAACAGCCGTTCTTTTTGTACCTTGCGTATAATGCGCCGCACACGCCGATCCAACCGCCGGAAGATTGGTTGGCGAAAGTCAAAACGCGTGAGCCGGGGATCAGTGACCGACGTGCCAAACTGGTGGCCTTGATCGAGCACATGGATGACGGTGTGGGGCAGGTCATGTCGACGTTGCGTGAAACAGGACTTGCGGAGAATACACTGGTGATCTTTTCATCCGACAACGGTGGACAACTGGATGTCGGAGCCAACAACGGGGCGACTCGAGATGGCAAGCAGAGCATGTACGAAGGCGGCTTGCGTGTGCCGACATGTGCCGTGTGGCCGGGCAAGATCCAACCCGGCAGTCAAACGGGTCGCCCCGGTATCACGATGGACTTGTTCGCCACCATTTGCGACGCCGCTGACGTGGAAATCGAAAATACGATCGACGGGATCTCTTTGCTGCCCACGTTGTTGGGCGAACCACAAGAAACCGATCAACGCGGTTTCTTTTTTCATCGACGTGAAGGCGGGCAACGCTATGGCGGTTTGATCATCAACGCGGTACGCAAAGGGTCGTGGAAACTGTTGCAGAATAGTCCGTTTCAGCCCCAGGAATTGTACAACGTTGAAACGGACCCCTTGGAGCAAGAGGACGTTGCAAAAAAGAACCGCGGAAAGTTCAACGAACTGTCCGCGGAATTGCGAGTTCAGGTCCAACGAGGTGGCACGGTTCCGTGGCAAAAGCCTGAGAAGTGA
- a CDS encoding sulfatase-like hydrolase/transferase, whose protein sequence is MNRSPLAIALAFLCLPLVLSNGVHAADPPKPNVLLILADDLGFSDLGCYGGEINTPNLDSLAENGLRFTQFYNTARCWPTRGSLMTGYYAQQIRRDTVPGIPSGGNGVRPDWAVLVPRMLQEVGYRSYHTGKWHIDGMPLENGFDRSYYWKDQGRFFNPTKHWRDDVALPPVAKNSGFYATTAAADHAIDVLAEHARDHADQPFFHYLAFAAPHFPLQALPEDIAHYSDTYTIGWDAIRQQRWQKMRQMGLLDAVGVTELSRVERDLGPPYHFPDAFEKLGDGEINRPVPWKELTDSQKAFQSQKMAIHAAMIHRMDIEIGRVFEQIKSMGQWDNTIVMFLSDNGASAEIMVRDDGHDPNAPMGSAETYLCLGPGWSTACNTPFRRHKTWTHEGGCSTPLLVSWPNGIKAAGEFRNSPGHVIDVVPTLLDLSGASRPFRAPAAPGKSIVPAFEKETDLGHDELWWFHDGHKAIQVGKWKAVAPIAEPWELYDLSNDRDESNDLAVIHADKLNELVSRWEQRMAEHTELATQDLPAKVRSNVRSGVTSQNPVMKKAQDDARPKRSQVLLGGENKMIAGRHAFLMKPTAAADTDDGKPWIFYGPTLSRYPDQAESWMHQQFLDAGVAVAGIDVGEMYGSPLALPFFDALYDDMVAQGYSRRPALLGRSRGGLWVSSWALSHPDRVAAIGGIYPVYDYTTYPGAQRAATAYGKTPEELMAQQDQLNPVKRLGKLSEAKIPVLIIHGTNDQVVPIEQNSEALVAAYRENNAADLVQLIKADGQGHSFWEGFFHSQELVDFLIDQANAREGARLRK, encoded by the coding sequence ATGAATCGATCCCCGCTCGCGATTGCCCTTGCCTTTCTTTGCTTACCTCTCGTCCTGTCCAATGGCGTGCACGCAGCCGATCCGCCCAAGCCGAATGTGCTGCTGATCTTGGCCGATGACTTGGGGTTTTCTGACCTCGGTTGCTACGGCGGCGAGATCAACACCCCGAATCTAGATTCACTTGCGGAAAACGGGCTGCGGTTCACACAGTTCTACAACACCGCGAGATGCTGGCCGACACGCGGCTCATTGATGACCGGCTATTACGCGCAACAGATCCGACGAGACACCGTGCCTGGGATTCCCTCCGGTGGAAATGGTGTTCGACCTGATTGGGCGGTGCTTGTTCCTCGCATGCTGCAGGAGGTTGGCTATCGCTCCTATCACACCGGCAAATGGCACATCGACGGAATGCCGCTCGAGAACGGTTTCGATCGATCGTACTACTGGAAAGATCAAGGACGATTCTTTAACCCAACCAAACACTGGCGTGACGACGTCGCTTTGCCTCCCGTTGCTAAGAACAGTGGGTTCTATGCCACCACCGCCGCTGCCGACCACGCGATCGATGTCCTGGCCGAGCACGCTCGCGATCATGCGGATCAACCTTTCTTTCACTACCTCGCCTTCGCCGCACCTCACTTTCCCCTCCAAGCACTGCCGGAGGACATCGCCCACTACAGCGACACCTACACCATTGGCTGGGATGCCATTCGTCAGCAGCGTTGGCAAAAGATGCGTCAGATGGGTTTGCTCGATGCGGTGGGCGTAACAGAGCTTTCACGTGTAGAGAGAGACCTGGGACCACCGTACCATTTCCCAGATGCGTTTGAGAAATTGGGCGACGGTGAGATCAATCGACCGGTGCCATGGAAAGAGCTGACCGACTCACAGAAAGCGTTCCAATCGCAAAAGATGGCGATCCACGCCGCAATGATCCATCGCATGGACATTGAGATCGGCCGCGTGTTTGAACAGATCAAATCGATGGGGCAGTGGGACAACACGATAGTGATGTTTCTGTCGGACAACGGTGCGAGCGCAGAAATCATGGTGCGAGATGACGGCCATGACCCCAATGCCCCGATGGGCTCGGCCGAAACGTACCTGTGTCTCGGACCGGGGTGGTCAACGGCTTGCAACACGCCGTTTCGACGGCACAAAACCTGGACGCATGAAGGTGGATGCTCGACGCCGCTGTTGGTTTCGTGGCCAAACGGAATCAAAGCCGCTGGAGAATTTCGCAATTCGCCCGGCCATGTTATTGATGTCGTCCCGACATTGTTGGACCTGAGCGGAGCATCGCGTCCATTTCGCGCCCCCGCTGCGCCGGGCAAGAGCATTGTGCCGGCCTTTGAGAAAGAAACCGACTTGGGACACGACGAGTTGTGGTGGTTTCATGATGGTCACAAGGCCATCCAAGTCGGCAAATGGAAGGCCGTTGCTCCGATCGCGGAACCCTGGGAACTGTACGATTTGTCCAACGATCGCGACGAGTCCAACGACTTGGCCGTCATACACGCGGACAAATTGAACGAGCTAGTGTCGCGGTGGGAGCAGCGAATGGCGGAGCACACCGAGCTTGCCACGCAAGACTTGCCAGCGAAAGTCCGTTCGAATGTTCGTTCGGGCGTTACCTCACAGAATCCCGTGATGAAAAAGGCGCAGGACGACGCACGTCCCAAACGCTCTCAAGTCTTGCTCGGTGGCGAGAACAAAATGATCGCCGGTCGCCATGCCTTTTTGATGAAACCGACGGCGGCCGCAGACACCGACGATGGCAAGCCTTGGATCTTCTACGGCCCAACGCTTTCTCGGTATCCCGATCAAGCCGAATCGTGGATGCATCAGCAGTTCTTGGACGCCGGCGTCGCGGTCGCAGGAATCGACGTCGGTGAGATGTACGGCAGTCCGCTTGCGCTGCCGTTCTTTGACGCCCTCTACGACGACATGGTTGCTCAAGGCTATTCTCGGCGTCCCGCTTTGTTGGGACGAAGTCGCGGTGGGCTGTGGGTCAGCAGTTGGGCGTTGTCGCATCCGGACCGAGTCGCCGCGATCGGCGGCATCTATCCGGTTTACGACTACACCACGTATCCGGGTGCCCAGCGAGCAGCAACAGCCTATGGCAAGACGCCCGAGGAGCTGATGGCCCAACAGGATCAATTGAATCCGGTGAAGCGTTTGGGGAAACTCTCAGAAGCGAAAATCCCAGTGCTGATCATTCACGGAACCAACGACCAAGTGGTTCCGATCGAACAGAACTCAGAAGCGTTGGTGGCAGCGTACCGAGAAAACAATGCCGCAGACTTGGTGCAGTTGATCAAAGCGGATGGCCAAGGCCACAGTTTCTGGGAAGGATTCTTCCACAGCCAAGAACTCGTGGATTTCCTGATTGATCAGGCGAATGCGAGGGAGGGGGCCCGTCTGCGCAAGTAA
- a CDS encoding sulfatase family protein, producing MFRLQTRFLIVLAALAGFCLACPPSRAADPVNVVMIISDDQAWTDYGFMGHPDIKTPNLDQLASESAVFRRGYVPTALCRPSLVTLLTGHYASTHGVTGNDPSPKYAERGSELYNQRCAQLISYLDRFDTVPEILGQRGYLSHQSGKLWEGSYQNCGFTHGMTRGFPKPGGRHGDDGLKIGRESMQPVEEFLDLAHESKKPFFVWYAPFLPHSPHNPPQRLLDKYTDKHPITVARYYAMCEWFDETCGELLGMIDDKGFRDNTLVVYVTDNGWIQDPESPKYAPRSKQTPYEGGIRTPIMYRLPGVIPAGERPELTSSIDIVPTMLAATGSEIPKDLPGLNLMPNLTSGEKISRDTIYGEGFAHDIADIEDPEASLLYRWAISGPWKLLLTYDGEVNRYKSTHPRDEKGPQLFNLIDDPSEETNLAKENPDVVARLAKQIEEWYPVEKRKTIVTPGASTDR from the coding sequence ATGTTTAGACTACAAACGCGTTTCCTCATTGTGCTGGCCGCATTGGCCGGATTCTGCTTGGCGTGCCCTCCCTCACGCGCCGCCGATCCCGTCAACGTCGTCATGATCATTTCGGATGACCAAGCCTGGACTGACTACGGGTTCATGGGCCATCCCGACATCAAGACGCCGAACTTGGATCAATTGGCATCTGAAAGCGCAGTGTTTCGACGCGGCTACGTCCCCACCGCGCTCTGTCGACCTTCCTTGGTCACGCTTCTGACCGGACATTACGCATCGACGCACGGCGTGACGGGTAATGATCCATCGCCCAAGTACGCCGAGCGTGGATCGGAACTTTACAACCAACGCTGTGCTCAACTCATTTCCTATCTCGACCGCTTCGACACCGTTCCAGAAATCTTGGGACAACGTGGATACCTCAGTCATCAGAGCGGAAAACTTTGGGAAGGCAGCTATCAGAACTGCGGTTTCACCCACGGCATGACACGCGGATTCCCCAAGCCAGGTGGCCGACACGGCGACGACGGACTCAAGATCGGACGAGAATCCATGCAGCCGGTCGAAGAGTTCCTCGACTTGGCACACGAATCCAAAAAACCGTTTTTCGTCTGGTACGCTCCCTTCCTACCTCACTCCCCACACAATCCGCCGCAACGTTTGTTGGACAAATACACCGACAAGCATCCGATCACGGTGGCTCGCTACTACGCGATGTGCGAATGGTTCGACGAAACCTGTGGCGAGCTGCTGGGCATGATCGACGACAAAGGATTCCGCGACAACACACTCGTCGTCTACGTGACCGACAATGGATGGATCCAAGATCCCGAGTCCCCCAAGTACGCACCACGCTCCAAGCAGACGCCGTACGAAGGCGGCATCCGAACACCGATCATGTATCGATTGCCCGGCGTCATCCCCGCAGGAGAACGCCCGGAACTGACCTCCAGCATCGACATCGTCCCCACAATGCTCGCAGCAACCGGATCTGAGATCCCCAAAGACCTGCCCGGTCTGAATCTGATGCCAAACTTGACCAGCGGTGAAAAGATTTCGCGCGACACGATTTACGGCGAAGGCTTCGCGCACGACATCGCCGACATCGAAGACCCCGAGGCGTCGTTGCTGTACCGCTGGGCAATCTCCGGACCATGGAAACTGCTGCTAACCTACGACGGCGAAGTCAACCGGTACAAGTCGACTCATCCACGTGATGAAAAGGGACCACAACTGTTCAACTTGATCGACGATCCGTCAGAGGAAACGAACTTGGCCAAGGAGAATCCCGACGTGGTCGCTCGTTTGGCGAAACAAATCGAGGAGTGGTACCCTGTAGAGAAGCGAAAGACGATCGTCACACCTGGTGCGTCAACGGATCGTTGA
- a CDS encoding thioredoxin family protein — translation MTQRLLIGISIALFACTTLAGKYNSTLDIGDAAPHWTDLPGVDGQSHSSSELEDAKATVVVFTCNSCPYAVDAEDRLIALTKKYSDQGVAVVAINVNKVPEDSLDAMKEKAAEKKFPFQYLYDESQQIARDFGAIYTPCFFVIDSKHKVAYMGAMDDSPDGVKVETTYLADALDAVLAGKPVRVAETAPVGCRVRYERQRRSRRAE, via the coding sequence ATGACCCAACGTCTCCTCATCGGCATTTCGATCGCCCTGTTTGCCTGCACCACGCTAGCTGGCAAGTACAACTCGACGCTGGACATCGGTGATGCGGCGCCTCACTGGACGGATTTGCCGGGAGTGGACGGGCAGTCTCATTCGTCCAGCGAGTTGGAGGACGCCAAAGCGACGGTGGTGGTGTTTACCTGCAACAGTTGCCCCTACGCGGTGGACGCGGAAGACCGATTGATTGCGTTGACAAAAAAATATTCCGATCAGGGAGTCGCTGTCGTAGCGATCAATGTGAACAAGGTCCCGGAGGACTCGCTCGATGCGATGAAAGAAAAAGCGGCAGAAAAGAAGTTTCCCTTTCAATATCTGTACGACGAGTCGCAGCAGATCGCCAGGGATTTTGGCGCGATCTACACACCATGCTTCTTTGTGATCGACTCCAAACACAAAGTCGCGTACATGGGCGCGATGGACGACAGCCCAGATGGCGTGAAAGTCGAAACGACATACCTCGCCGACGCGTTGGATGCGGTGCTGGCAGGGAAACCAGTGCGGGTTGCTGAAACCGCACCGGTCGGATGCCGAGTTCGTTACGAACGACAACGCCGCTCGCGTCGAGCCGAGTGA
- a CDS encoding DUF11 domain-containing protein codes for MQFWQLNDRPSSNRPRLALSNCWLLILLAAFASTGCSRLRLPAVDSTGQRIFAPLPTTTSLALPCSQCKLFGCLGCNGDPLNLCPLSPPEPAFTTPIEPPPCLTPAPAVVPQTSVSGQTTGPCVPSQPCNGECKDGPPAVILGRECLSKNYLKLPTHGKRGCILLSPNKIVAPVGGEVVLLSGVCGTDGYLQVGEPLEWMLTPESVGTFIEVGDDDPGVLHRLAHIKKPSKKDGSYAIGVTSTKRTLITRGNLKPGDDVQLEKGQTWITLSSPSEGTSKVTVLAPESDCWDQRKATATIYWIDAKWQFPGTKIEPAGTPIELITRVTRSEGVFPAEGWIVRYEILNPELATFAGTGGSSVVEAKVDAAGNARAELIPNPGTSGTATIAMQVIRPGGVTDNIPTLPLGQGQTFVTWSSPQLSIRAGAPEVASFNVPVQAVANVSNPGNEPLDNVVVSVQFPPEILVRSNDAFAKNLTNSVVWDIGTLPPQTQLDLFANVTTPVTVDLTFEARSASGLVASDSIRIDVYRPSLLIEKVEPRQQQYEVGQEVIFDIDVKNTGDRPLNNVTLFARGTPSMKHELGEIDVEQEYADPATEQSISLQPGDVWKSAIVFVPTGPGRQCIQVEAQADGGQRHATEGCVMVINQPVPTPSMTSTLSLVDRDRFSVGEDALFRATVANNGRVPLTNVRVAMTYDPQLQAIAATADNGDPPRPGQYIVSWTIPRIDPGTSTVLESQFRAIGTNSRSQLILTAESNEGARASSNVLFEILPQVNAPAPPTQPGPALPPATPAPGIPGPAPIPTPGANNTPPPAAPPTRERQLLLAITPPQSPLGVDDPIRYLVKVINDSDQLDNSVLVRFNRPEGVRVERMASLSRDEQLTFTQEAGYIVLPEIRSMRPGETIDYVIVLSSNQPQMLNLQFEAVSQQFPRGTSARVQTEIVPR; via the coding sequence ATGCAATTTTGGCAACTTAACGATCGGCCATCCTCCAACCGACCGCGTCTTGCGTTGTCGAATTGCTGGTTGTTGATCTTGTTGGCAGCCTTTGCATCGACTGGTTGTTCGCGACTGCGGTTGCCTGCTGTTGACTCGACAGGTCAGAGAATCTTTGCTCCGTTGCCCACAACGACCTCGCTCGCTTTGCCCTGTTCGCAGTGCAAGTTGTTTGGTTGTTTGGGATGCAATGGCGATCCGCTGAACCTGTGTCCCCTGTCGCCGCCCGAGCCCGCGTTCACCACGCCGATCGAGCCCCCACCCTGCTTGACTCCGGCTCCCGCGGTCGTGCCGCAAACAAGCGTTTCCGGTCAAACGACTGGTCCGTGTGTTCCCAGCCAGCCGTGCAACGGCGAATGCAAAGACGGGCCGCCGGCGGTCATTCTTGGCCGCGAATGTTTGTCGAAGAACTATTTGAAGCTGCCGACGCATGGCAAACGCGGTTGCATCCTGTTGTCGCCCAACAAAATCGTTGCTCCCGTGGGCGGCGAAGTCGTCTTGTTGAGTGGAGTTTGTGGAACGGATGGATATTTGCAAGTCGGTGAGCCGCTGGAATGGATGCTGACACCTGAGAGTGTTGGCACGTTCATCGAAGTGGGCGATGACGACCCCGGTGTCCTGCATCGCTTGGCACACATCAAGAAACCCTCCAAGAAAGACGGTTCGTATGCCATCGGTGTTACCAGCACAAAGCGAACGTTGATCACTCGTGGCAACCTAAAGCCTGGTGATGATGTTCAACTGGAGAAGGGTCAAACGTGGATCACGCTGAGTAGTCCGAGCGAAGGAACCAGTAAAGTGACCGTGTTGGCTCCGGAAAGCGATTGCTGGGACCAGCGAAAAGCCACCGCGACGATCTATTGGATCGATGCGAAATGGCAATTTCCAGGCACCAAGATCGAGCCTGCCGGAACGCCGATCGAACTGATCACGCGCGTGACACGCAGCGAAGGCGTCTTTCCTGCGGAAGGTTGGATTGTTCGCTACGAAATCTTGAACCCCGAACTGGCAACCTTTGCCGGAACCGGCGGCTCCTCCGTTGTGGAGGCAAAAGTGGATGCTGCGGGAAATGCAAGAGCAGAGCTGATCCCCAATCCCGGTACCAGCGGTACCGCGACCATTGCGATGCAAGTCATTCGTCCAGGTGGCGTGACCGACAACATCCCTACGTTGCCGTTGGGTCAAGGCCAGACGTTCGTGACGTGGAGTTCCCCGCAGTTGTCGATCCGCGCCGGTGCTCCGGAGGTTGCGAGTTTTAACGTGCCCGTTCAAGCGGTCGCGAACGTGTCCAATCCAGGCAACGAGCCGTTGGACAACGTGGTTGTTTCTGTTCAGTTCCCGCCGGAAATCCTGGTTCGCAGCAACGATGCCTTTGCCAAGAACCTCACCAACTCCGTCGTTTGGGACATTGGTACACTGCCACCACAAACGCAATTGGACCTATTCGCCAACGTCACCACACCGGTTACCGTTGACTTGACTTTCGAAGCACGCAGTGCAAGCGGTCTGGTCGCATCGGATAGCATCCGAATCGATGTCTATCGTCCGTCATTGTTGATTGAAAAGGTGGAGCCACGGCAACAGCAATACGAAGTCGGCCAGGAAGTGATCTTTGACATCGACGTCAAGAACACGGGTGATCGGCCATTGAACAATGTGACTTTGTTTGCACGCGGCACTCCTTCGATGAAACATGAGTTGGGTGAGATCGATGTTGAGCAAGAATATGCCGATCCTGCGACGGAACAATCGATTTCGCTGCAGCCCGGCGATGTATGGAAGAGTGCGATCGTATTCGTTCCAACCGGTCCAGGCCGTCAATGCATCCAGGTCGAAGCACAAGCCGACGGTGGACAGCGTCACGCGACAGAAGGTTGTGTGATGGTGATCAATCAACCTGTGCCGACCCCGTCGATGACGTCGACTTTATCGCTGGTCGATCGCGACAGGTTCTCGGTGGGCGAAGACGCTTTGTTCCGAGCCACCGTCGCCAACAATGGACGTGTTCCGCTGACCAATGTTCGCGTGGCGATGACGTACGATCCGCAGTTGCAGGCGATCGCAGCGACCGCAGACAACGGGGATCCTCCGCGTCCTGGACAATACATCGTGTCATGGACGATCCCTCGGATTGATCCCGGTACATCGACCGTGTTGGAATCACAATTCCGAGCGATCGGCACGAACTCTCGGTCTCAATTGATCCTGACGGCAGAAAGCAACGAGGGTGCACGAGCAAGCTCGAATGTGTTGTTCGAGATATTGCCTCAAGTGAACGCGCCCGCACCGCCCACGCAACCTGGACCTGCTTTACCGCCCGCGACACCGGCACCTGGTATACCGGGACCGGCTCCGATTCCCACACCAGGCGCCAACAACACGCCGCCGCCGGCTGCCCCGCCGACTCGCGAGCGACAATTGCTGTTAGCGATCACGCCACCCCAGTCGCCGTTGGGCGTGGATGATCCGATTCGATACTTGGTGAAGGTCATCAATGATTCCGATCAACTCGACAATTCGGTGTTGGTGAGGTTTAATCGGCCTGAAGGTGTTCGTGTGGAACGAATGGCAAGTTTGAGTCGTGACGAACAGTTGACGTTCACGCAGGAAGCTGGCTACATCGTCTTGCCGGAAATTCGCAGCATGCGACCGGGTGAAACGATTGACTACGTCATTGTGCTGTCAAGCAATCAGCCGCAAATGTTGAATTTGCAGTTTGAAGCAGTGAGTCAACAATTCCCACGAGGCACATCGGCTCGCGTTCAGACCGAGATTGTTCCTCGATAG